DNA from Campylobacter sp. RM5004:
TATTGAGTTTAATTTCTAAACTCAATACTAAAACTTGAATTTGAACTAATCACATTAGTTGAATAAGTTCTAATTAAATCTTTTACATATTCATTATTTTGTTTGTTTTTATCAAGTTCAATTAATACTTCTCCGTTTGAAAGCTTATCTATTCTAGAATTATAATCGCTTTTAAATGTAATTGCATTTATGATATTTACTAGGCTTTCTAAATAATAATGTCCTAAAGAGCTTTTTGTATTATATAATTCTTTTAATCTGCCCGTTTTATCAACATAATGCGTATTTAAATCCTTTGCTTGTAGTTTGATATATTTAGCATTTTTTGGTGCTTTTAAATCTTTATAACTAGCGTTTGCAAATATGAAAGAATAGTCTTGATTTAGCAAATTACTAACTCCATCTATTTTAATTTCGCTTGTTTTATCTATGCTAAATTCATTTGCCATAGGATTTGATACAGCTTTGTTCGTTGGAGAATAGTTATTTGTTTCATAAAATTTTGTATAGCCGATTTTTGTTATAAATTCTAAATCTTTTTCTTTAGCTAAATAATTTTTAGCAATATTGCTTAATTTATTATGAGTAATATTTACACTTTTATTTAATTCATCTAATTTGCTATCATAGGCTCTATTTAGAACACTTTTTGTGGCAACAAAATTCATTTTTATATTTTGATTACTTATGTTTATTGATTTTTCTTTTAATTTATTAGAATAAATTCTATATCTTTTAGCAGCATTTATGTCGTTATTATCTAAAAATCCTAAATTAAATTCTATATTAATATCATTAGGAAAATACTTATAAACTAACTTAGAACTATCGTTTATTCCGTGATTTTTAACAATAATAGGAAGCTCAAGAGAATGAGTAAAATCACAATTTAATCCAACGCATTTGCCTAAATCCGCTTCACTTTGTCCTATAACTTCATCACTAAATAAAACTGCATCTGAAAGATTATTTGAAGTTTTAATATCTTCTAATACTTTTGTTGTATTGCTTTTAAAATCTATGTTAATTTCATTTATTCTAACATTGCAAGAGATTTTGCCATGAGAATTAACTACATCAGAATAGCCATTTAAATGGCATTTTCCATTAGCTATATCGCTTCCTACGAAATCATTTTCTTTAAAGGTTATTTTGCCTTGATTTGAGAATGGATATGCGATTTTAAGCTCTAATTCTCCTAAAGAATTAATCATAGCAGGGTTAGTTTTGCTAACTTTATTAAAGTTTATATTTTCTAAATCAAACTCATATTCAGTGCCAAAAGAGTTTAAAACTTTTAATTTAGCAAGTTTTACACCTAAATTACCAACTTTTAAAATTCTATTTTGAGTATCATAAATTGTTGCTTTTATTTTGCTTGTAGGAATATTTGTTTGAAAACTATCATCAACATTTACTTCAATATCTTCTAATTTAATTGCCGAAGGTCTTATCATAAAAGCTCTACATACAGGCATAGACCTAGCTCTTCCTTGTGCATTTATTTCTTGATAGCAAATATCGTGCTTTCCTACGGTTGTATTTATAAACTCAATTACATAATCTCCAGTAGGAAGTCCATTTCCATCAGCTCCATCAGGATTTACAACATAATCTTTCAAACAGCCTGAAAAATCACATTTTTTATAAATAATTATTTTATTACTTTGCCCTGAACTATGATTTACACTATCAGTATTTGAGAAAAACTTAATTTTATTTTTTGTTGCAGTTTGAATTAATCCTATATAAACATCATCGCCAACTACTCTTGTATATGCCTCATTAGCAATTGCAGCCTTACCACTATCAAGTTCGCTTAGCATTGGTCTTAGCTCTTCGCCAGGTTTTGGCTCAGTATTTTTAATCTTCCATATACTTCCAAAAACTAATTTTTTACTCTCTCCTATTTCATCATAAATAAAAGCGATTTTTGGTTTATTTATAGTATTAAAAAACATTGCTAGATTATTGCTATCATAGATATTTTCTATTTCAATTTCTACAAGCATTATATCGCTAGTATTTAGCTTAAAATCTCTTATAAAAAATTCCATTTTGCTCATATTTATATAATCTAATAAGTTCTTTTTGCTTTCTAAGTCTATTTCATTTGTTTTTTCATAAGTATTGTTATTTCTTGTAAGATTTGTAAGTTTTACTTTGTAAGATATTTGATATTGTCTTATTTTAGACATATCAAAGGTTTTGTTATTTTTATAAATTGATTCTATTATTAATTCAGGATTTTTTGTATAGATTGGATATTTTGTATTATTTATAACACCTTCACCTTTTTTAAAAAAATCATATTTGCTATTAAAAGTGATTTTAACTGCATTAAAATCAGGATAAAAATTTTTAAAATTATCATTAGCTAAAAGTGTAAAAAAAGTAATAAATAATAATATTATTTTTCTCATATCATTCCTTGTTTTTAATTTTAAAATCTAAGATTATATTAAGTTAAATTTAATTTCTAAATTCCTATTTTAAATTCTTTTATTTTTAAAGAAAATTTAAATAGACTAAAAGCTCTTTATTATCGTGGTTTTCTATACTAAAAGTATTTTTTAAAGCTTCGTTTAATGTGCCTATATTTAGGTATTTAAAAGAAAAATTATTTAGTTCATATTTTAAATTCTTTGAGCTAAATTTGGCTTTTTTATCAAGGCAAAATAATGATATTTGCTGACCTTTATAAGTATTGCAAGTAAAACTTGAGTTTTTTATAAAAAACTCTCCATAATTTGTAATCATTTTTAAATTAACCTTGTTTTTAGAGCGATTTTTTAATTTAAAATATTGAAATAAAAGAGCAATATTTGCAATAAAATGATCATCTCTTTTGCCACCAGCTCCAAGTATATAAATATTATTAAAATCCATTGTTAGAGCGTATTTATAAGCTTTTGTTAAATCATTTGTGTTTTGGTTTTTTACTTTAATTATTTTTGCTTTTGTATTTGTGTTTTTAAAGCTATCTAAATCTCCTATTATTACATTAGGCTCAATTTTTAATCTTAAAAGCTCATTTGCAGCCCCATCACAAGCTATTAAAAAATCAGCATTTTTAAGATAATTTAGCGGTATTTTGTGAGTACAAAACTCACCATTAGCAAGGATTACGCAATTCATTTTATATCCTTTTTCCAAGAAAATAAATAATAAACTCCTAATACAAAAAACAAAATCATAAGCACAAGCATTGCTAAATTGCTAGAATTTTCAAGATAAAGCCTTGTCCAAATATAAATTGAAACAATATTTGAAATGCTTATATAAATATAATGATTTATTATTTTTTTTAAGCTTAAAATAGTTGCTATAAGCCCACTTGCAAATATAAAGCTTTCAAGATAAACAAACCTTGAGTCTAAATCTTTTAAATGAAAAGAATAAATATAAGAAATAAAAATAATTAATATAAATATTAAGATTGATTTAAAAGGGCTTAATTTACTTATACACACATCTTTTTTCCAAGAAAAAAACCCATAAATCATCATAGGAAAATAGCAAAATAAATAAAGATAAACTTCTCCAAAAAGTTTATTCAAATATGCAATATAAGCGTAAATTAAGGCATTAAATACACCTATAATAAAACAAAATTTATTCTTTACTCCCATAAACAAAACATAAGCAATTCCACTAAATAAAGCAAAGAAATTTAAAATATCACTATTTGTAAAATAAGAAAAAATTAAACTAAAAATAAGTGAAGATAAAAGTAAAATCATAAATACTCCTTAATCAGCATTACCTGTCCAAGTTCAATGGGTCTAATCTCAGCTAAACGCACCCCATAAAATAAAAACTTAATTATATTATTAAAAATTAATAAACTTATTAATCAATTTATTTTATAATCACGCCTTTTAATTTACACCAATTTGGAGGTCAAAATGGCTTTGGATTCGGCAAGAAAAGCTGAAATTATCAGCAAATATGCAAGATTTGGTGGCGACACAGGTTCGTCTGAAGTTCAAATTGCTTTACTTACAGAAAGAATTGCAGTTTTAACAGAACACTTAAAAGTATTTAAGAAAGACTTTTCATCAAGACTAGGACTATTAAAATTAGTTGGTCAAAGAAAAAGACTTTTAAAATATTTAAAAGCTACAAAATACGATGTTTATGTTAAATTAATTAACGAGTTAAACATTAGAGATAAATAATTCTAAGCCCCTTTTTGGGGCAAAATATCATGATTTTATACGACAACTTAGAAGAAATTACCTACCTTGAAAAACTAGCAAATCGTTTAAGTTCTAAAGACATTGAACTAGTCTTAACAAATAACGATGAAATGCAAGAAATTAATAACAATACAAGAAATATTGATAAAACTACCGATGTTTTAAGCTTTCCACATGATAACACTTTTTTAGATACTAATTTCTTAGGCTCTTTGGTTATAAATATGCAATTAGCACAAGAAAAAGCAAATGAATTAGGTCATAGTTTAGAAGATGAGGTTTCTTTGTTATTTATTCACGGAATGCTTCATTTATTAGGTTATGATCACGAAGTTGATAATGGAGAAATGAGAGAGCTTGAAATTAAATTAATTAATGAATTTAATTTACCTACTAGCCTTATTGTAAGAACTTTAGATTAAATCTTTTTTTGTAGAATGTCCGTTATTTCAATTTTTAAAGGATATTTTATGGAACAAAATGCGTTAATTCAATTCTTACCTTTAATCGTATTATTTGCGATTTTTTATTTTTTGATTATTCGCCCACAACAAAAACAAGCAAAAGCACATAAAGAAATGTTAAATGCGCTTACAAAAGGCGATAAAATAGTTACAAATGGCGGTTTAATCGTAGAAGTTGTAAAGGCTGAAGAAGATTATTTAAAAATTAGAATTAATGATGATGTTGTTGCGAAATTAGACAAAAATTTCGTAGCTAGAAAGTATGAAGATAAAATAGAGAAAGCTTCAAATAATGCGTAATCAAAAAACAAAAAGCATTACATATCGCTTTTATGTTTTAATATTTGTTACACTTTTTGGCGTATTACTAAGTATGCCAAGCTTTTTTGCAACGAAAGGACCTAAGATTAATTTAGGTCTTGACTTGCAAGGTGGTCTTCATATGCTTTTAGGCGTGGAGACAAATGAAGCTATCAAATCAAAAGTAAAATCAATCGCTTCAAGTATTAATTATTCTTTTAATAAAGAAAATATTTTAACTGATGGATTTAAAAGTGGTGATGGTGTAATACATTTTGAAATATTAGATAAAGATGATGCTGTTAAAGTAGATAAAATTTTAAAAGAATTAAAAGGCTTAAAAGTAGAAATTAATAATGCTTTTTATGAGATTAAATTAACTCCTGAAGAAGAGATACAAACTGCAAAATTTGCAATAGATCAAGCAGTAGAAACTATTAGAAATAGACTTGATTTATTTGGTCTTTCAGAGCCAACTGTTGCAAAACAAGGAGAAGATAAAATTCTAGTTGAAATTCCAGGCATAAAAACTGCAGAAGATGAACAAAGAGCAAAAGATTTAATCGCAAAAGCAGCGCATTTACAATTAATGGAAGTAGATAAAGCTAAAAGAGATCAAGGAAATATCTTAACAGCAGAAGAAGCTGCTAGTTATGGCGATATAATATTACCTGATGTAAAAGACAAAACTATTAAGTATGTTTTAAAAGAACTGCCTATTTTAGATGGCTCAATGCTAATTGATGCTAGAGTTGGCTTTTCGGATAAGACTGCTCAACCTGTGATTAATTTTACGCTTAATTCAGAAGGTGCAAAAATATTTGGAGACTTTACAGGCAAAAAAGTAGGCCATCAATTAGCTATTGTTTTAGATGGTAAAGTTTATTCAGCACCTAGAATTAATGAAAGAATAGGCGGTGGAAGTGGTCAAATTAGTGGAAATTTCAGCGTTGAAGAAGCACATGATTTAGCAATTGCTTTAAGAAGTGGAGCTTTACTTGCACCTGTAAAATTATTAGAAAAAAGAAGTGTAGGACCTAGCTTAGGTGCTGATAGTATAGAGCAAAGTTTAGTGGCTTTATTAGGCGTATTTTTAATGATAGTTGTATTTATGGGAGTTTATTATGGAATTAGTGGTTTATTTGCCAATATTGCCTTAATTTCAAATATATTCTTATTAGTAGCTGTTATGGCGCTTTTTGGAGCTACACTAACACTTCCTGGAATGGCAGGTATTGTTTTAACCGTTGGTATGGCTGTTGATGCGAACGTTATTATTAATGAGCGTATTAGAGAATTAATTAGAGATGGGGTTAATTTAAAAGATGCTATAAATAATGGCTATCATAATGCTATGAGTGCTATTTTAGACTCTAACTTAACTACTTTAATTACAAGTGCTGCTTTATATGCTTATGGAACTGGAGCTATAAAAGGCTTTGCAGTAACTATGAGTATAGGAATAATTGCATCAATGATTACAGCAATTATTGGAACTCATGCTTTATTTGATTTATTTGCGAATCGTATTGAAAAAAGTGGTAATACAAGACTTTGGTTTGGTTATAGGAGAGTGTGATGCAAGTATTTACAAGTAGAAAAATTTATGATTTTATGAAACTTAGATTTGCATCTATTGGCTTATCTTTAGTTTTAGTTTTAGGTTCAATTATTTTATTATTTACACAAGGTCTAAATTATGGAATTGACTTTAGTGGTGGAACTTTAGTTCAAATTAAATATAATGACAAAAATGCTCCTTTAGATGAAATTCGCAATATTTTAAATCAAAATGAAGCTTTAAAAGGTGCTAGTGTTACTGAGTTTGGAAGTGCTAGCGAGATAGTCATTAGGTTTTCAGCTTCAAGTGATAGTTTAGGAAAAGATATAGGTGATAGCATTGTAAAAATGCTTGAAAAAACTGGTGATATAGAATTAAGGCGTGTTGATATTGTTGGACCAAAAGTAGGTGGAGAATTAAGACAAAAGGGCTTAATGGCAATTTTGGTTTCATTTGCACTTATTTTAGTTTATATTGCAGTAAGATTTGAATGGCGTTTTGCTATGGCTGCAATTATTAGTGAAATTCACGATATTGTTATTGTAATGGGAGCAATTTCATTATTTCAAATAGATGTAAATCTTGATACTTTAGCAGCAATTTTGACCGTTTTAGGATATTCGCTAAATGATACAATTATTATTTTTGATAGAATTCGTGAAAATATAAAAGAAAGCAAAAGCACTGATATTGGTAGCATAATAAACGAAAGTGTATCAGCAACCTTATCAAGAACTACCCTTACATCAGGAACTACTCTTTTTACGGTTTTAATTTTATTCTTTTATGGTGGAGATATGATTCATGGGTTTTCACTTGCTTTAATAGTTGGTGTAATTGCAGGAACTCTAAGCTCAATTTTCGTTGCTAGCCCACTTTTAATGTGGTTTAATTTTAGCGTTAGTAATTATAGAGAAAAAGAGCTTGATAAAATTAGAAAAAAAGAAGAAAAAGAGCGCCTTCGTGCAATGTATGAAAAAGGACAATTATAATGGATTTTGGAAGAGTAATTCATATATTTTTTACATTAATGAGTTTAACTACTACTGCTGGATTTTTATATTATCAAAGTCCAGTGGCTTTATTTATAGCTGCGAGTATTAACCTAATATCTACTTTTTTAAAAATTGGGGTTAGAAATATTTTAAGCACAGAAATTTTTGCAAGTTCGCTTGTAACTGATGTGCATTTGATTATTGCTTTTGTTTTAACTCAAGTTTATGGAATGAGTATGAGTAGTTTAGTTTATAGCATGACAATAGGTGCTGTAATATCTAACGTATTTACATTAATTTTAGTATTAATTGAAGCTATAAAAAATAAAGATGAATTCTAAGGATTGATTATGTATAACGCAAAAGAAATAGAAAAAAAATGGCAAGAGATTTGGGATAAAGAAAATTATTACGAGCCAAGCACAGATTTTAGTAAAGAAAAAAAATATATTCTATCAATGTTTCCATATCCAAGTGGTAAAATCCACATGGGGCATGTAAGAAACTATGCAATAGGCGATGCTTTAGCAAGACATTATAGAATTGCAGGTTACAATGTTTTACACCCACTAGGTTTTGATAGCTTTGGAATGCCTGCTGAAAATGCAGCTATAAAATACGGACTTCATCCAAAAAAATGGACTTATGAAAATATTGATTATATGAAAAAAGAGCTTTATTCTTTGGGTTTTTCGTTTTCTAAGACTAGATTACTTGCTACAAGTGATGAAATTTATACTAAATTTGAGCAAGAAATATTTTCTAAAATGTATGAAGCAGGTCTTATTTATACTAAAAAAGCTAATGTGAATTGGTGTGATCATGATAAAACCGTTTTAGCAAATGAACAAGTTGAAGATGGTAAATGCTGGAGATGTGGTCATGAAGTTATTCAAAAATCTATGAATGGCTATTATGTAAAAATTACTGAGTATGCAGAAGAATTATTAAAAGATTTAAAATATTTAGAAGATAAATGGCCAAATCAAGTTTTAACCATGCAAGAAAACTGGATAGGTAAAAGTGATGGCTTGGAATTTGAATTAGGAATTAGCAGCGATAATAAAGAGCTAGATGGTTTAAAATTTAGCGTATTTACTACCCGTGCTGATACTATTTATGGGCTTTCTTATTTTGCTTTAGCACCTGAGCATGAAATAACTAAAAAAGTTTTAGATAGTGATTTAATTAGCGATGAAGATAAGGCAAAAATCAAATCAATGCAAAATATGAGTGCAAAAGCAAGAGCGCAAAGCGAAAAAGAAGGTGTATTTTTAGGAATTTATGCAATTCATCCACTAACAAAAGAAAAACTACCTGTATGGGTTGCTAATTTTGTATTAGCTGATTATGGTAGTGGTGCTGTTATGGCAGTTCCTGCTCATGATGAAAGAGATTATGAGTTTGCTAAAAAATATAATTTAAATATTAAATATGTAATTAATAAAGATAGTATTTCACACAATGAGCCTTTTACTGAATATGGAGTTTTATTTGATTCAGATAAATACACAGGGCTTGATAGTGCAAGTGCAAGAGAGCAAATTGCAAAAGATTTTGAAAGCCTAAAAATAGGTAAAAAGATTATTAATTACAAGCTAAGAGATTGGGGGATTTCTCGCCAACGCTACTGGGGTGCTCCAATTCCTATTGTAAAATGTAAAGATTGTGGTAATGTTTTAGAGCGTAATTTACCTGTTGCATTGCCTGAAGATG
Protein-coding regions in this window:
- a CDS encoding thiamine diphosphokinase — translated: MNCVILANGEFCTHKIPLNYLKNADFLIACDGAANELLRLKIEPNVIIGDLDSFKNTNTKAKIIKVKNQNTNDLTKAYKYALTMDFNNIYILGAGGKRDDHFIANIALLFQYFKLKNRSKNKVNLKMITNYGEFFIKNSSFTCNTYKGQQISLFCLDKKAKFSSKNLKYELNNFSFKYLNIGTLNEALKNTFSIENHDNKELLVYLNFL
- the pnuC gene encoding nicotinamide riboside transporter PnuC, which codes for MILLLSSLIFSLIFSYFTNSDILNFFALFSGIAYVLFMGVKNKFCFIIGVFNALIYAYIAYLNKLFGEVYLYLFCYFPMMIYGFFSWKKDVCISKLSPFKSILIFILIIFISYIYSFHLKDLDSRFVYLESFIFASGLIATILSLKKIINHYIYISISNIVSIYIWTRLYLENSSNLAMLVLMILFFVLGVYYLFSWKKDIK
- the rpsO gene encoding 30S ribosomal protein S15, encoding MALDSARKAEIISKYARFGGDTGSSEVQIALLTERIAVLTEHLKVFKKDFSSRLGLLKLVGQRKRLLKYLKATKYDVYVKLINELNIRDK
- the ybeY gene encoding rRNA maturation RNase YbeY, which produces MILYDNLEEITYLEKLANRLSSKDIELVLTNNDEMQEINNNTRNIDKTTDVLSFPHDNTFLDTNFLGSLVINMQLAQEKANELGHSLEDEVSLLFIHGMLHLLGYDHEVDNGEMRELEIKLINEFNLPTSLIVRTLD
- the yajC gene encoding preprotein translocase subunit YajC, with amino-acid sequence MEQNALIQFLPLIVLFAIFYFLIIRPQQKQAKAHKEMLNALTKGDKIVTNGGLIVEVVKAEEDYLKIRINDDVVAKLDKNFVARKYEDKIEKASNNA
- the secD gene encoding protein translocase subunit SecD, giving the protein MRNQKTKSITYRFYVLIFVTLFGVLLSMPSFFATKGPKINLGLDLQGGLHMLLGVETNEAIKSKVKSIASSINYSFNKENILTDGFKSGDGVIHFEILDKDDAVKVDKILKELKGLKVEINNAFYEIKLTPEEEIQTAKFAIDQAVETIRNRLDLFGLSEPTVAKQGEDKILVEIPGIKTAEDEQRAKDLIAKAAHLQLMEVDKAKRDQGNILTAEEAASYGDIILPDVKDKTIKYVLKELPILDGSMLIDARVGFSDKTAQPVINFTLNSEGAKIFGDFTGKKVGHQLAIVLDGKVYSAPRINERIGGGSGQISGNFSVEEAHDLAIALRSGALLAPVKLLEKRSVGPSLGADSIEQSLVALLGVFLMIVVFMGVYYGISGLFANIALISNIFLLVAVMALFGATLTLPGMAGIVLTVGMAVDANVIINERIRELIRDGVNLKDAINNGYHNAMSAILDSNLTTLITSAALYAYGTGAIKGFAVTMSIGIIASMITAIIGTHALFDLFANRIEKSGNTRLWFGYRRV
- the secF gene encoding protein translocase subunit SecF encodes the protein MQVFTSRKIYDFMKLRFASIGLSLVLVLGSIILLFTQGLNYGIDFSGGTLVQIKYNDKNAPLDEIRNILNQNEALKGASVTEFGSASEIVIRFSASSDSLGKDIGDSIVKMLEKTGDIELRRVDIVGPKVGGELRQKGLMAILVSFALILVYIAVRFEWRFAMAAIISEIHDIVIVMGAISLFQIDVNLDTLAAILTVLGYSLNDTIIIFDRIRENIKESKSTDIGSIINESVSATLSRTTLTSGTTLFTVLILFFYGGDMIHGFSLALIVGVIAGTLSSIFVASPLLMWFNFSVSNYREKELDKIRKKEEKERLRAMYEKGQL
- a CDS encoding DUF6394 family protein; this translates as MDFGRVIHIFFTLMSLTTTAGFLYYQSPVALFIAASINLISTFLKIGVRNILSTEIFASSLVTDVHLIIAFVLTQVYGMSMSSLVYSMTIGAVISNVFTLILVLIEAIKNKDEF
- the leuS gene encoding leucine--tRNA ligase; translation: MYNAKEIEKKWQEIWDKENYYEPSTDFSKEKKYILSMFPYPSGKIHMGHVRNYAIGDALARHYRIAGYNVLHPLGFDSFGMPAENAAIKYGLHPKKWTYENIDYMKKELYSLGFSFSKTRLLATSDEIYTKFEQEIFSKMYEAGLIYTKKANVNWCDHDKTVLANEQVEDGKCWRCGHEVIQKSMNGYYVKITEYAEELLKDLKYLEDKWPNQVLTMQENWIGKSDGLEFELGISSDNKELDGLKFSVFTTRADTIYGLSYFALAPEHEITKKVLDSDLISDEDKAKIKSMQNMSAKARAQSEKEGVFLGIYAIHPLTKEKLPVWVANFVLADYGSGAVMAVPAHDERDYEFAKKYNLNIKYVINKDSISHNEPFTEYGVLFDSDKYTGLDSASAREQIAKDFESLKIGKKIINYKLRDWGISRQRYWGAPIPIVKCKDCGNVLERNLPVALPEDVVIDGEGNPLEKHPTFKQCKCPKCGKDAIRESDTMDTFFQSSWYFARFASNPANWNTKAIDEEAKYWMNVDQYIGGIEHAILHLLYARFFQKALRDLGYLNVNEPFERLLTQGMVLKDGAKMSKSKGNTVDPDLIIEKYGADTARLFILFAAPPQKELEWNDSAVEGAYRFLNRLYDKASGINVVDFSNINHANLSKENKFARLKVYEALKKADDVFNKTYAFNTLIAACMESLNALNNADDDMVLSEGFAIILSILEPIIPHIASELSEKLFNRKNIKNYEIKEEVFVSDTIKLGISVNGKNRAEIEVGASASNDEILALAKEKVSKWLEEKTIVKEIYIPNKLINIVIK